The Fragaria vesca subsp. vesca linkage group LG2, FraVesHawaii_1.0, whole genome shotgun sequence genome includes a window with the following:
- the LOC101314531 gene encoding uncharacterized protein LOC101314531, whose amino-acid sequence MGSVSLKIGDGTARFRRATLCSSAVNILMLFSVVTTNLFALYAFTSSSNSPKDQHRLLLHQTHKNISLISEQVSLILREIDSSQKKLAQMEKDLLGYDSIDLTRPNTPTELKAFLNHHTLPLGKDSRTGITEMLASVGHSCEKSAELLSQYMSYKPSGPCPDDWSLAQRLILRGCEPLPRRRCFAKTVPKVGLSSFPFSLWKNVSAKSVTWSGLGCKNFECLSSKKLSRECVGCFDLGSGAEKQRFVKARSKNDFVIDDVLALGGGGMRVGFDIGGGSGTFAARMAERNVTVITNTLNIDAPYSEFIAARGLFPLFLSLDHRFPFYDNVFDLVHAASGLDVGGKPEKFEFLMFDIDRILRPGGLFWLDNFHCANEERKKDLTRLIERFGYKKLKWVVGVDTASGSIYLSAVLQKPVRV is encoded by the coding sequence ATGGGCTCCGTCTCTCTGAAGATCGGCGACGGCACCGCCAGATTCCGGCGCGCCACCCTCTGCTCCTCCGCCGTCAACATTCTGATGCTCTTCTCCGTCGTCACCACCAACCTCTTCGCCCTCTACGCCTTCACCTCCTCCTCCAACTCCCCAAAAGACCAACACCGCCTCCTCCTCCACCAAACCCACAAGAACATCTCCCTCATCTCCGAGCAGGTCTCCCTCATCCTCCGCGAGATCGACTCCTCCCAGAAGAAGCTCGCCCAGATGGAGAAGGACCTCCTCGGCTACGACAGCATCGATCTCACGCGCCCCAACACACCTACCGAGCTCAAAGCTTTCCTAAACCACCACACTCTCCCTCTCGGGAAAGACTCCAGAACCGGGATCACGGAAATGTTGGCCTCGGTGGGCCACTCTTGCGAGAAATCCGCGGAGCTGTTGTCCCAGTACATGAGCTACAAGCCCTCTGGGCCATGCCCCGATGACTGGAGTCTGGCCCAGAGGCTGATCCTCCGCGGATGTGAGCCACTTCCGCGGAGGAGGTGCTTTGCCAAGACAGTGCCTAAGGTTGGTTTGTCTAGTTTCCCGTTTTCGCTTTGGAAGAATGTTAGTGCTAAGAGTGTGACTTGGAGTGGTCTAGGGTGTAAGAATTTTGAGTGCTTGAGTAGTAAGAAGTTGAGTAGGGAATGCGTCGGTTGCTTTGATTTGGGTAGTGGGGCTGAGAAGCAGAGATTTGTTAAGGCTAGGAGCAAGAACGATTTTGTTATTGATGATGTGTTGGCTTTGGGAGGTGGAGGAATGAGAGTGGGGTTTGATATTGGAGGTGGGTCTGGCACTTTTGCTGCTAGGATGGCGGAGAGGAATGTGACTGTGATCACCAACACTTTGAACATTGATGCGCCTTATAGCGAGTTCATAGCTGCAAGAGGGCTGTTTCCGCTGTTCTTGAGCTTGGATCATAGATTTCCTTTCTATGATAATGTGTTTGATTTGGTTCATGCTGCGAGTGGATTGGATGTTGGTGGAAAGCCGGAGAAGTTTGAGTTCTTGATGTTTGATATCGATCGGATCTTGAGGCCTGGAGGTTTGTTTTGGTTAGACAACTTTCATTGTGCTAATGAAGAAAGGAAAAAGGACTTGACCAGATTGATCGAGAGGTTTGGATATAAAAAGCTGAAATGGGTGGTTGGAGTAGATACTGCATCAGGGTCAATTTACTTGTCTGCGGTTCTGCAAAAACCAGTTAGGGTATGA
- the LOC101290722 gene encoding uncharacterized protein LOC101290722 isoform 2, which translates to MAPPPGLYSGTSTLALVARVSAVTLGVVYGSVKHKILKSKAKSLAKAQAKAHH; encoded by the exons ATGGCGCCGCCTCCAGGTCTTTACTCCGGCACGAGCACTCTTGCTTTG GTTGCTCGTGTATCGGCCGTCACTCTCGGTGTGGTTTACGGAAGCGTGAAGCATAAAATTTTGAAG TCAAAGGCCAAGTCTCTTGCCAAAGCTCAAGCCAAGGCTCATCATTGA
- the LOC101290722 gene encoding uncharacterized protein LOC101290722 isoform 1: MAPPPGLYSGTSTLALVARVSAVTLGVVYGSVKHKILKVWFILTLFLFFFFLFRSAAYFCD, from the exons ATGGCGCCGCCTCCAGGTCTTTACTCCGGCACGAGCACTCTTGCTTTG GTTGCTCGTGTATCGGCCGTCACTCTCGGTGTGGTTTACGGAAGCGTGAAGCATAAAATTTTGAAGGTTTGGTTCATTCTCACTCTTTTTCTTTTTTTCTTTTTTCTTTTCAGATCCGCTGCTTATTTTTGTGATTAA
- the LOC101314817 gene encoding probable E3 ubiquitin-protein ligase ARI5-like isoform 3, which yields MERENNSGSISSEDSGFFEEEANVDSDDDSNYVEGGNTDANVFSRENWSTVFLREEEVSQLQEDDIAGVSALLSVARSAACFLLCHFSWNVNKLQEEWFSDEDKVRETAGLLRKPVFLHQVGSVNCGICFEDYDCSYDQSADGAIISAACGHPFCKDCWTGYISTSINDGPGCLMLRCPEPSCSAAVDWDLIRNVLKNQHDHEIERYKRYLLRSYVEKHKQMKWCPAPDCQYAIKVFDEDLTGNGNCYDVSCICSNSFCWNCVEEVHSPVGCDTVGKWILKNKDDSQNAQWIVVNTKPCPKCKTPIEKNNGCNHMRCSLPCGHHFCWLCLGPLGCKCNSFQRAANQNAKKKEESQSERERKRLKMSLERYNHYYVRWANNQASKKKAIESLHKAWKQIIDCRQVIKWTYAYGYYIPEENKYDKKRQLFEYLQRQAEHSLERLHKCAETELKETPLEKFPEFRLRLIQLTNVTGTYFKKLVTALENGLSEVETS from the exons ATGGAAAGGGAGAACAACAGTGGAAGTATTTCTAGCGAGGACTCTGGTTTTTTTGAAGAAGAAGCAAATGTGGACTCCGACGATGACTCAAACTATGTTGAAGGAGGTAACACAGACGCTAATGTGTTCTCTAGGGAGAATTGGTCAACTGTCTTCTTGAGAGAAGAAGAAGTTAGCCAACTTCAGGAGGATGATATTGCAGGAGTGTCTGCTCTCTTATCTGTAGCGAGATCTGCTGCATGCTTCCTACTATGTCACTTTAGTTGGAATGTCAATAAACTGCAGGAAGAATGGTTTTCTGATGAAGACAAAGTCAGAGAAACAGCTGGCTTGTTGAGGAAGCCGGTATTCCTGCATCAAGTAGGTAGTGTCAATTGTGGAATATGTTTTGAAGATTATGACTGTTCATATGATCAATCAGCCGATGGTGCTATTATCTCAGCTGCTTGTGGTCATCCGTTTTGTAAAGATTGTTGGACAGGTTATATTAGCACATCGATTAACGATGGGCCAGGATGTTTGATGTTGAGATGTCCTGAACCATCTTGTAGCGCAGCAGTTGATTGGGATTTGATCCGAAATGTGTTGAAAAACCAACATGATCATGAGATCGAGAGGTATAAGCGCTACCTTCTGAGATCTTATGTCGAAAAGCATAAGCAGATGAAATGGTGCCCTGCTCCGGACTGTCAGTATGCTATCAAAGTGTTTGACGAAGATTTGACTGGAAACGGAAACTGTTATGATGTTTCTTGCATTTGCTCTAATAGTTTCTGCTGGAATTGCGTTGAGGAGGTTCATAGTCCTGTCGGGTGCGACACTGTGGGAAAGTGGATTTTGAAGAATAAGGATGATTCTCAGAATGCACAATGGATTGTGGTTAATACTAAGCCATGTCCCAAGTGCAAAACACCGATCGAGAAGAACAATGGGTGTAATCATATGAGGTGCAGTCTGCCTTGTGGGCATCACTTTTGCTGGTTATGCCTCGGGCCACTTGGTTGCAAATGTAATAGTTTCCAACGAGCTGCAAACCAGAATGCGAAGAAGAAGGAGGAAAGTCAGAGTGAAAGGGAGAGGAAGAGGCTAAAGATGAGTTTAGAGAGATACAATCATTATTATGTTCGCTGGGCAAACAATCAAGCTTCAAAGAAAAAAGCTATTGAGTCATTGCATAAG GCATGGAAACAGATAATTGATTGTAGGCAGGTGATCAAATGGACCTATGCATATGGTTATTACATACCCGAGGAAAATAAATATGACAAGAAGCGGCAGCTGTTTGAGTACTTGCAGCGCCAAGCAGAGCACAGTCTGGAGAGGCTCCACAAATGTGCCGAGACTGAATTGAAAGAGACCCCGTTGGAGAAGTTCCCAGAGTTCCGTCTAAGGCTCATACAACTGACAAATGTGACCGGAACTTATTTTAAGAAGCTGGTTACAGCCCTGGAGAATGGCCTCTCGGAGGTGGAGACTAGTTAG
- the LOC101313952 gene encoding auxin response factor 5-like translates to MEEKMRVGGGLLSGAQSSILEEMKLLKELQDHSGSRKAINSELWHACAGPLVCLPQVGSLAYYFPQGHSEQVAVSTKRIATSQIPNYPNLPSQLLCQVQNVTLHADKETDEIFTQMCLKPVNSEKDVFPVPDFGLKPSKHPSEFFCKTLTASDTSTHGGFSVPRRAAEKLFPPLDFTMQPPTQELVVRDLHDNTWTFRHIYRGQPKRHLLTTGWSLFVGTKRLKAGDSVLFIRDEKSQLLVGIRRANRQQTTLPSSVLSADSMHIGVLAEAAHAAANRSPFTIFYNPRACPSEFVIPLVKFQKALYGNQLSVGMRFGMMFETEESSKRRYMGTIVNISDLDPLRWPGSKWRNLQVEWDEPGCCDKQNRVSSWEVETPESLFIFPSLTSSLKRPFHPGYLSAETEWANMIKRPFIRVPEMGHMNSLPYQMSNLCSEQLVNMLLKPQLVSQAGTLSALQQESAANGGALEDMQAMQAKMNQKNLAFCSEGMSLQSQNPSQSCTTAKFGSQTPVGANTDKTKLEPDLSTDQVSQLSSTGQGNEEKLAAGIASSPYNHAFVNQNQGQLQTSPRPMQQPMESLLYHSQQTDLPQSDFNSANSSLPSIENDECMFYQPFAGILRSPGPLSAYGLQDSPSVLTEANNFSLTSVGQEMWDNSLSRLLPQVDQLTSSHQDLSTFNSIPNSGSLRDLSDESNNQSGVYGCPSVDVGTGVANIVADPSVTSTIMDEFSKLKHAEFHNPSECLVGNLSSSQDLQSQITSASLGDSQAFSRQELADNSGGTSSSNVDLDESSLLQNNSWHQVVPPVRTYTKVQKAGSVGRSIDVTSYTNYEELCSAIECMFGLEGLLNDPRGSGWKLVYVDYENDVLLVGDDPWEEFVGCVRCIRILSPKEVQEMSEEGMKLLNSAAALQGMHTTVS, encoded by the exons ATGGAGGAGAAGATGAGAGTTGGAGGAGGATTGCTTAGTGGAGCACAGTCTAGTATTCTGGAGGAGATGAAGTTGTTGAAAGAGCTGCAAGATCATTCTG GGTCCCGGAAGGCCATAAATTCCGAGTTATGGCATGCCTGCGCCGGCCCACTTGTTTGCTTGCCTCAAGTGGGGAGTCTTGCTTATTACTTCCCTCAGGGACACAGTGAACAG GTGGCAGTTTCAACAAAGAGAATAGCTACCTCGCAAATTCCCAACTATCCAAATCTCCCGTCTCAGTTGCTATGCCAAGTTCAAAATGTTACGCTACAC GCAGACAAAGAAACCGATGAGATCTTCACTCAAATGTGTCTTAAACCAGTCAATTCT GAAAAAGATGTTTTCCCTGTTCCAGACTTTGGACTGAAGCCTAGCAAGCATCCAAGTGAGTTTTTCTGCAAAACTTTAACTGCAAGTGATACAAGCACACATGGTGGTTTCTCTGTGCCACGGAGGGCAGCTGAAAAGCTATTTCCTCCCTTG GATTTCACAATGCAACCGCCAACCCAAGAACTTGTTGTCCGGGACTTGCATGATAATACCTGGACATTTCGCCACATTTACCGTG GCCAACCAAAGCGCCACCTTCTCACAACTGGTTGGAGTTTGTTTGTTGGCACAAAGAGGCTTAAAGCAGGCGATTCTGTGCTGTTTATCAG GGATGAGAAGTCGCAGCTGTTGGTTGGCATAAGGAGAGCAAATCGTCAGCAGACCACGTTACCATCCTCAGTTCTATCTGCTGATAGCATGCACATCGGTGTCCTTGCTGAAGCAGCTCATGCTGCTGCTAATCGAAGTCCATTCACTATATTCTACAATCCAAG GGCATGCCCTTCAGAGTTTGTTATACCTTTGGTCAAATTCCAAAAGGCTCTATATGGGAACCAACTTTCAGTTGGCATGAGGTTTGGCATGATGTTTGAGACAGAGGAGTCCAGCAAGCGCAG ATATATGGGTACAATAGTTAATATTAGTGATCTCGATCCACTGAGATGGCCTGGTTCCAAGTGGCGAAATCTTCAG GTAGAGTGGGATGAGCCAGGGTGTTGCGATAAACAGAATAGAGTCAGTTCATGGGAAGTTGAGACTCCTGAAAGTCTTTTCATATTTCCTTCCCTGACTTCGAGTCTCAAACGTCCATTTCACCCTGGATACTTGA GTGCAGAAACTGAGTGGGCCAATATGATTAAAAGACCTTTTATCCGGGTTCCTGAGATGGGGCACATGAACTCTCTTCCATACCAAATGTCAAATCTATGTTCGGAACAGCTAGTTAATATGCTACTGAAACCTCAACTTGTTAGCCAGGCTGGAACATTATCTGCTCTACAGCAGGAATCAGCTGCTAATGGAGGTGCACTAGAAGATATGCAGGCCATGCAGGCGAAAATGAACCAAAAGAATCTGGCTTTTTGTTCTGAAGGTATGTCTCTGCAGAGTCAAAACCCTTCCCAGTCGTGCACCACAGCTAAGTTTGGAAGTCAGACACCAGTTGGAGCCAACACTGACAAGACAAAGTTAGAACCTGATCTTTCAACTGATCAGGTAAGCCAGTTGAGCTCTACGGGACAGGGCAATGAGGAAAAACTGGCTGCCGGGATTGCTAGTAGCCCTTATAACCATGCATTTGTCAACCAGAACCAGGGCCAATTACAAACTAGCCCACGGCCTATGCAGCAACCTATGGAATCATTACTCTACCACTCCCAACAAACTGATCTACCTCAGTCAGATTTTAATAGCGCAAATAGTTCACTTCCATCCATAGAAAATGATGAATGCATGTTTTACCAACCATTTGCTGGAATACTGAGATCACCAGGGCCTTTGTCTGCATATGGGTTGCAGGACTCTCCATCTGTTTTAACTGAAGCAAATAATTTCTCGCTAACTTCAGTGGGTCAGGAAATGTGGGATAATAGCCTCAGTAGGCTTTTACCGCAAGTTGATCAGCTCACTTCGTCCCATCAAGACCTGTCTACCTTTAATTCTATTCCCAACTCAGGCAGTTTGAGAGATTTGTCTGATGAGAGCAACAACCAAAGTGGGGTTTATGGTTGTCCCTCTGTTGATGTTGGTACTGGTGTGGCTAATATCGTTGCTGACCCTTCTGTTACAAGCACCATAATGGATGAGTTTTCTAAACTAAAGCATGCCGAATTCCACAATCCTTCCGAATGTTTGGTTGGCAACTTGAGCTCGAGTCAAGATCTTCAGTCTCAGATTACCTCTGCAAGCCTAGGTGATTCTCAGGCTTTCTCCAGGCAAGAGCTGGCAGACAACTCTGGTGGTACATCCTCGAGTAATGTTGATCTTGATGAGAGCAGTCTACTGCAGAATAACTCGTGGCACCAAGTAGTTCCACCTGTGCGAACTTACACCAAG GTTCAAAAGGCAGGATCTGTTGGTAGATCAATTGATGTTACTAGTTACACAAACTATGAAGAACTATGTTCTGCAATTGAGTGCATGTTTGGACTGGAAGGATTGCTTAATGACCCAAGAGGTTCAGGGTGGAAACTAGTTTACGTGGACTATGAGAACGATGTCCTACTTGTCGGGGATGATCCTTGGGA GGAATTTGTCGGGTGTGTGCGCTGCATCAGAATCCTTTCGCCAAAAGAAGTTCAGGAGATGAGCGAAGAGGGAATGAAGCTTCTAAACAGCGCTGCTGCATTGCAAGGGATGCATACCACTGTGTCGTAA
- the LOC101314817 gene encoding probable E3 ubiquitin-protein ligase ARI5-like isoform 2 encodes MERENNSGSISSEDSGFFEEEANVDSDDDSNYVEGGNTDANVFSRENWSTVFLREEEVSQLQEDDIAGVSALLSVARSAACFLLCHFSWNVNKLQEEWFSDEDKVRETAGLLRKPVFLHQVGSVNCGICFEDYDCSYDQSADGAIISAACGHPFCKDCWTGYISTSINDGPGCLMLRCPEPSCSAAVDWDLIRNVLKNQHDHEIERYKRYLLRSYVEKHKQMKWCPAPDCQYAIKVFDEDLTGNGNCYDVSCICSNSFCWNCVEEVHSPVGCDTVGKWILKNKDDSQNAQWIVVNTKPCPKCKTPIEKNNGCNHMRCSLPCGHHFCWLCLGPLGCKCNSFQRAANQNAKKKEESQSERERKRLKMSLERYNHYYVRWANNQASKKKAIESLHKVQTVHIVKLASRSEPSLTQINDFEFIIQAWKQIIDCRQVIKWTYAYGYYIPEENKYDKKRQLFEYLQRQAEHSLERLHKCAETELKETPLEKFPEFRLRLIQLTNVTGTYFKKLVTALENGLSEVETS; translated from the coding sequence ATGGAAAGGGAGAACAACAGTGGAAGTATTTCTAGCGAGGACTCTGGTTTTTTTGAAGAAGAAGCAAATGTGGACTCCGACGATGACTCAAACTATGTTGAAGGAGGTAACACAGACGCTAATGTGTTCTCTAGGGAGAATTGGTCAACTGTCTTCTTGAGAGAAGAAGAAGTTAGCCAACTTCAGGAGGATGATATTGCAGGAGTGTCTGCTCTCTTATCTGTAGCGAGATCTGCTGCATGCTTCCTACTATGTCACTTTAGTTGGAATGTCAATAAACTGCAGGAAGAATGGTTTTCTGATGAAGACAAAGTCAGAGAAACAGCTGGCTTGTTGAGGAAGCCGGTATTCCTGCATCAAGTAGGTAGTGTCAATTGTGGAATATGTTTTGAAGATTATGACTGTTCATATGATCAATCAGCCGATGGTGCTATTATCTCAGCTGCTTGTGGTCATCCGTTTTGTAAAGATTGTTGGACAGGTTATATTAGCACATCGATTAACGATGGGCCAGGATGTTTGATGTTGAGATGTCCTGAACCATCTTGTAGCGCAGCAGTTGATTGGGATTTGATCCGAAATGTGTTGAAAAACCAACATGATCATGAGATCGAGAGGTATAAGCGCTACCTTCTGAGATCTTATGTCGAAAAGCATAAGCAGATGAAATGGTGCCCTGCTCCGGACTGTCAGTATGCTATCAAAGTGTTTGACGAAGATTTGACTGGAAACGGAAACTGTTATGATGTTTCTTGCATTTGCTCTAATAGTTTCTGCTGGAATTGCGTTGAGGAGGTTCATAGTCCTGTCGGGTGCGACACTGTGGGAAAGTGGATTTTGAAGAATAAGGATGATTCTCAGAATGCACAATGGATTGTGGTTAATACTAAGCCATGTCCCAAGTGCAAAACACCGATCGAGAAGAACAATGGGTGTAATCATATGAGGTGCAGTCTGCCTTGTGGGCATCACTTTTGCTGGTTATGCCTCGGGCCACTTGGTTGCAAATGTAATAGTTTCCAACGAGCTGCAAACCAGAATGCGAAGAAGAAGGAGGAAAGTCAGAGTGAAAGGGAGAGGAAGAGGCTAAAGATGAGTTTAGAGAGATACAATCATTATTATGTTCGCTGGGCAAACAATCAAGCTTCAAAGAAAAAAGCTATTGAGTCATTGCATAAGGTGCAAACAGTGCACATTGTGAAACTTGCTAGCAGATCAGAACCCTCACTTACTCAGATTAATGATTTCGAGTTCATTATACAGGCATGGAAACAGATAATTGATTGTAGGCAGGTGATCAAATGGACCTATGCATATGGTTATTACATACCCGAGGAAAATAAATATGACAAGAAGCGGCAGCTGTTTGAGTACTTGCAGCGCCAAGCAGAGCACAGTCTGGAGAGGCTCCACAAATGTGCCGAGACTGAATTGAAAGAGACCCCGTTGGAGAAGTTCCCAGAGTTCCGTCTAAGGCTCATACAACTGACAAATGTGACCGGAACTTATTTTAAGAAGCTGGTTACAGCCCTGGAGAATGGCCTCTCGGAGGTGGAGACTAGTTAG